A DNA window from Candidatus Sulfidibacterium hydrothermale contains the following coding sequences:
- the rpsC gene encoding 30S ribosomal protein S3 has protein sequence MGQKTNPIGLRLGIIKGWDSYWYGGKNFSEKLIEDNEIRKYLNARLAKAGISKIMIQRTLKMVTVTIFTARPGIIIGKGGAEVDKLKEELKKLTRKEVQINISEIRRPELDARLVATNIARQIEGRVSFRRAIKTAIASSMRLGAGGIKVIISGRVGGAEMARSEMYKEGRIPLHTLRADIDYALVEAHTTYGRIGIKVWIFKGEIYGRPDLVSVEDKNSGRQRGPVRGGGRPRRRR, from the coding sequence ATGGGACAAAAAACTAATCCAATAGGACTCAGATTAGGAATCATCAAAGGATGGGACTCGTACTGGTACGGCGGTAAAAACTTCTCTGAAAAACTCATTGAAGACAACGAAATCCGTAAGTACCTGAATGCCCGTTTGGCTAAAGCCGGGATTTCCAAGATTATGATTCAGCGTACCCTGAAAATGGTTACCGTAACTATTTTTACGGCCCGGCCGGGTATTATTATTGGAAAAGGCGGTGCCGAAGTGGATAAACTGAAAGAAGAATTGAAAAAACTGACCCGGAAAGAGGTACAAATCAATATTTCCGAAATCAGACGTCCGGAGCTGGATGCCCGTTTGGTGGCCACCAACATTGCCCGTCAGATTGAAGGACGTGTTTCTTTCCGCCGGGCTATCAAAACAGCTATTGCCTCCAGCATGCGTTTGGGTGCCGGTGGTATTAAAGTCATTATTTCCGGCCGTGTGGGTGGTGCCGAAATGGCGCGGAGCGAAATGTATAAAGAAGGACGGATTCCTTTGCATACCTTGCGTGCCGATATCGACTATGCTTTGGTAGAAGCCCATACCACTTACGGACGAATTGGTATTAAAGTCTGGATCTTTAAAGGAGAAATTTACGGACGTCCCGATTTGGTTTCCGTTGAAGATAAAAACTCCGGTCGTCAGAGAGGTCCTGTACGTGGTGGCGGACGCCCGAGAAGAAGAAGATAA
- the rpmC gene encoding 50S ribosomal protein L29 produces MKQEVVKEMSTADLQDRLVEERKHLTRLKLNHAVSPLENPQVIVESKKTIARMLTELRRRELEEEKNNK; encoded by the coding sequence ATGAAACAGGAAGTTGTCAAAGAAATGAGTACGGCCGATCTGCAGGACAGACTGGTAGAAGAAAGAAAACATCTTACCCGTCTGAAACTCAATCATGCCGTTTCTCCGTTGGAAAATCCGCAGGTAATTGTTGAAAGTAAAAAAACAATTGCCCGTATGCTCACAGAGCTCAGAAGAAGAGAATTAGAAGAGGAAAAAAACAATAAGTAA
- the rplW gene encoding 50S ribosomal protein L23, whose protein sequence is MGVILKPVITEKMTAKGDKLNQFGFIVDKRANKIQIRKEIEDLYNVQVLSVNTMNYSGKSKSRFTKSGVISGKTKAYKKAVVTLAEGDTIDFFSNI, encoded by the coding sequence ATGGGTGTAATATTGAAACCGGTGATTACGGAAAAAATGACTGCCAAAGGCGATAAGCTCAATCAATTTGGTTTTATTGTTGACAAAAGAGCCAACAAGATCCAAATTAGGAAAGAGATTGAAGATTTATACAATGTGCAGGTTCTTTCCGTAAATACGATGAATTATTCCGGAAAAAGTAAATCAAGGTTTACAAAATCCGGTGTGATATCCGGCAAGACCAAAGCGTATAAAAAAGCGGTGGTGACGCTTGCCGAAGGAGATACAATTGATTTTTTTAGCAACATCTAG
- the rplV gene encoding 50S ribosomal protein L22: MGSRKHNSAEKRKEERKTQYIARLRNVPASPRKMRLVADLVRGMDAEQALHVLQHTQKEAAGSLYKLLRSAIANWEVKNEGARIEDNQLYIKQIMVDGGRMLKRIQPAPQGRAHRIRKRSNHVTLILGNRTEEMKATEEVAAETANNE; this comes from the coding sequence ATGGGATCTAGAAAACATAATAGTGCTGAAAAGCGTAAAGAAGAGCGTAAAACCCAGTATATTGCACGGTTGCGGAATGTTCCCGCTTCACCGCGTAAAATGCGTCTCGTAGCCGATCTGGTTCGCGGAATGGATGCCGAACAGGCTCTTCATGTCCTTCAGCATACGCAAAAAGAAGCTGCAGGCAGCCTTTATAAACTCTTGCGTTCGGCTATTGCCAACTGGGAAGTGAAAAACGAAGGTGCCCGTATCGAAGATAATCAGCTTTACATTAAACAAATTATGGTTGACGGCGGCCGCATGTTGAAACGAATTCAACCGGCACCGCAGGGTAGAGCACACCGTATCCGGAAACGCTCAAACCATGTTACGCTGATTCTCGGTAACCGTACGGAAGAAATGAAAGCAACCGAAGAAGTGGCTGCTGAAACAGCAAATAACGAATAA
- the rplP gene encoding 50S ribosomal protein L16: MLQPKKTKYRKQQKGRMKGNAQRGAQLAFGSYGIKTLEQAWITGRQIEAARQAVTRYMKRQGQIWIRIFPDKPVTKKPAEVRMGKGKGAPEYFVARITPGRILFEADGVPLEIAREAMRLAAQKLPVKTKFVVRRDYVEN, translated from the coding sequence ATGTTACAACCGAAAAAAACTAAATATAGAAAGCAGCAAAAGGGCCGGATGAAAGGGAATGCCCAAAGAGGTGCCCAGCTGGCTTTTGGCTCTTACGGCATTAAAACCCTTGAGCAAGCCTGGATCACCGGTCGTCAGATTGAAGCTGCCCGTCAGGCTGTTACCCGTTACATGAAACGTCAGGGGCAAATCTGGATTCGTATTTTTCCCGATAAACCGGTAACCAAAAAACCGGCTGAGGTACGTATGGGTAAAGGAAAAGGGGCTCCCGAATATTTTGTTGCACGGATTACTCCGGGCCGGATTTTATTCGAAGCTGATGGCGTTCCGTTGGAAATTGCGCGGGAAGCTATGCGCTTGGCAGCCCAAAAATTGCCTGTAAAAACTAAATTTGTGGTTAGACGTGATTACGTCGAAAATTAG
- the rplC gene encoding 50S ribosomal protein L3 has translation MSGIIGKKIGMTSIYDENGKNIPCTVIEAGPCVVTQVRTVENDGYSAIQLAYGEKKEKHTTKALKGHFAKANTTPKKVVAEFTRFQEKKELGETVTVEVFTEGEFVDVVGTSKGKGFQGVVKRHGFRGVNDATHGQHNRMRAPGSLGASSYPSRVFKGMRMAGRTGGDRVKMINLRVMKIIPEKNLLVVKGAVPGPNNSYVIVERWN, from the coding sequence ATGTCAGGAATAATTGGAAAAAAAATAGGGATGACCAGCATCTATGACGAAAACGGGAAAAATATTCCCTGTACCGTCATTGAAGCCGGGCCGTGTGTGGTTACCCAGGTACGTACCGTGGAAAATGACGGTTACTCGGCTATCCAGCTGGCCTATGGAGAGAAAAAAGAAAAGCATACAACCAAAGCTTTAAAAGGACATTTTGCCAAGGCCAACACAACGCCTAAAAAAGTGGTTGCCGAGTTTACCCGTTTTCAGGAAAAGAAAGAACTGGGCGAAACGGTTACCGTTGAAGTTTTTACGGAAGGCGAATTTGTGGATGTGGTAGGCACTTCCAAAGGAAAAGGTTTTCAGGGTGTGGTAAAACGTCATGGTTTCCGTGGGGTTAATGATGCTACACACGGTCAGCATAACCGGATGAGAGCTCCCGGTTCATTGGGCGCATCTTCTTATCCTTCGAGGGTTTTTAAAGGAATGCGCATGGCAGGACGTACCGGTGGTGACCGGGTGAAAATGATTAACCTGCGTGTGATGAAAATTATTCCTGAAAAGAATTTATTAGTTGTAAAAGGTGCCGTTCCCGGTCCCAATAATTCATACGTAATTGTAGAAAGATGGAATTAG
- the fusA gene encoding elongation factor G: MATPEKNNKLRFTRNIGIMAHIDAGKTTVTERILFYTGKNYKIGEVHEGAATMDWMVQEQERGITITSAATTVFWELEGKKHKINIIDTPGHVDFTVEVERSLRVLDGAVALFCAVGGVEPQSETVWRQADKYKVPRISFVNKMDRAGADFFGVIDQIKDRLGANPVPIQIPIGAEEDFQGVVDLVKNKAFVWDDSTKGTKIIEIPIPEDLEDTVYDYRMKLIEGVAEESDELLEKFMDDPDSITEQEMIEVIRKATLEMRITPVMCGSAFKNKGVQMLLNAIIEFLPSPLDIDAIKGINPKTEKEEYRSPDPNDHFAALAFKIATDPYMGRLCFFRVYSGTLKSGSYVLNVSTGKKERISRIMQMHANKQNPLDKIEAGDIGAAVGFKTIRTGDTLTDEKHPIILESMTFPDPVISVAIEPKTQGDMDKMGAALAKLAEEDPTFRVRSDENSGQTIISGMGELHLDILIDRLKREFKVECKVGNPQVAYKEALTSSVTHREVYKKQTGGRGKFADIQFELGPAEGTEEGLEFVDEVKGGNIPKEFIPSVKKGFEMAMQNGVLAGYPVESMRVRLFDGSYHPVDSDQLSFEMAAKLGFKAAARKAKAVLLEPIMRLEVVTPDEYVGDVTGDLNKRRAILEDITTKLGFQVVKAKVPLSEMFGYVTALRTLTSGRASSTMEFHSYAETPANIAEEVIKKIKGIV; the protein is encoded by the coding sequence ATGGCAACACCCGAAAAAAATAACAAGTTAAGATTCACCCGGAACATTGGGATTATGGCGCATATCGACGCCGGTAAAACCACTGTTACCGAACGTATTCTTTTCTATACCGGAAAGAATTACAAAATTGGTGAAGTACACGAGGGAGCTGCCACTATGGACTGGATGGTTCAGGAGCAGGAGCGGGGAATTACCATTACATCAGCTGCCACAACCGTTTTTTGGGAGCTGGAAGGTAAAAAGCATAAAATCAATATTATTGATACTCCCGGACACGTTGACTTTACCGTGGAAGTAGAACGTTCGTTGCGTGTGCTGGATGGCGCCGTAGCGTTGTTTTGTGCTGTAGGCGGTGTGGAACCTCAATCGGAAACCGTTTGGCGGCAAGCCGATAAGTACAAAGTTCCGCGTATTAGTTTTGTGAATAAGATGGACCGCGCCGGAGCCGATTTCTTTGGCGTGATTGATCAGATTAAAGATCGCCTGGGAGCTAATCCGGTGCCGATTCAGATTCCTATCGGAGCGGAAGAAGATTTTCAGGGCGTAGTTGATCTGGTGAAAAATAAAGCCTTTGTGTGGGATGATTCCACCAAAGGAACCAAAATTATTGAAATACCCATTCCTGAAGATCTGGAAGATACGGTTTATGATTACCGTATGAAACTGATTGAAGGTGTGGCAGAAGAAAGCGATGAGTTGCTGGAGAAATTCATGGATGACCCCGATTCCATTACCGAGCAGGAAATGATCGAAGTAATCCGGAAAGCAACGCTTGAAATGCGAATTACTCCGGTAATGTGCGGCTCGGCTTTCAAAAATAAAGGGGTTCAAATGCTTTTGAACGCCATTATTGAGTTTTTGCCCAGCCCGTTGGATATTGATGCCATTAAAGGAATTAATCCGAAAACGGAAAAAGAAGAGTATCGCAGTCCTGATCCCAACGATCATTTTGCGGCTTTGGCTTTTAAAATTGCCACTGACCCGTATATGGGACGTCTTTGTTTTTTCCGTGTTTATTCGGGAACCTTAAAATCGGGTTCGTACGTACTGAATGTCTCTACGGGTAAGAAAGAACGGATTAGCCGGATCATGCAGATGCATGCCAACAAGCAAAATCCGCTCGATAAGATCGAAGCCGGAGACATTGGTGCAGCTGTTGGATTTAAAACTATCCGTACAGGAGATACGCTGACCGACGAAAAACATCCGATTATTCTGGAGTCCATGACTTTCCCTGATCCGGTGATCAGTGTGGCCATTGAGCCCAAAACACAGGGCGATATGGATAAAATGGGCGCTGCATTGGCCAAACTGGCTGAGGAAGACCCGACTTTCCGTGTGCGTTCTGATGAAAATTCGGGCCAGACCATTATTTCCGGTATGGGCGAATTGCATTTGGATATTCTTATCGACCGGCTGAAACGTGAGTTTAAAGTAGAATGCAAAGTGGGTAATCCGCAGGTGGCTTATAAAGAAGCGCTTACATCGTCGGTTACTCACCGTGAAGTCTATAAAAAACAAACAGGTGGCCGGGGTAAATTTGCCGATATTCAGTTTGAGCTTGGTCCTGCCGAAGGCACCGAAGAAGGACTTGAATTTGTGGATGAAGTCAAAGGCGGAAATATTCCGAAAGAGTTTATCCCCTCGGTGAAAAAAGGTTTCGAAATGGCCATGCAAAATGGAGTTTTGGCTGGTTACCCGGTGGAAAGCATGCGTGTCCGGTTGTTTGACGGAAGTTACCATCCGGTAGATTCCGATCAGCTCTCGTTTGAGATGGCAGCCAAGCTCGGTTTCAAAGCCGCTGCACGTAAAGCCAAAGCCGTATTGCTGGAGCCCATTATGCGTCTTGAGGTGGTTACCCCGGATGAGTATGTGGGTGATGTAACCGGTGATCTGAATAAAAGACGGGCTATTTTGGAAGACATCACGACGAAACTGGGATTCCAGGTGGTAAAAGCCAAAGTGCCGTTGTCCGAAATGTTTGGTTATGTTACCGCATTGCGGACGTTAACTTCGGGAAGAGCTTCGTCCACTATGGAATTTCATAGTTATGCTGAAACACCGGCGAATATTGCCGAAGAAGTGATAAAAAAGATAAAAGGTATTGTTTAG
- the rpsG gene encoding 30S ribosomal protein S7 → MRKAKPKKRIILPDPRYNDVLVTKFVNNIMLEGKKSLAFKIFYDAMDIVASKIGEEENALDVWKKALANVTPSVEVRSRRIGGATFQIPSEIRPARKQSIGMKNLIGFARKRHEKTMGQKLAGEILAAYREEGAAFKKKEDTHRMAEANKAFSHFRF, encoded by the coding sequence ATGAGAAAAGCAAAACCTAAAAAACGAATTATTCTGCCCGACCCGCGTTATAACGATGTGTTGGTCACCAAGTTTGTGAACAACATCATGTTGGAGGGGAAGAAAAGCCTTGCTTTTAAGATTTTTTACGATGCTATGGATATTGTAGCTTCGAAAATCGGGGAAGAAGAAAATGCTTTGGATGTTTGGAAAAAAGCCTTGGCCAATGTTACTCCATCGGTTGAGGTTAGAAGTCGCCGTATTGGTGGTGCTACTTTTCAGATTCCTTCTGAAATTCGTCCGGCCCGTAAACAGTCTATCGGAATGAAAAACCTTATCGGTTTTGCCCGTAAACGTCATGAAAAAACCATGGGGCAAAAACTGGCCGGTGAAATTTTGGCTGCTTACCGTGAAGAAGGGGCTGCTTTCAAGAAAAAGGAAGACACCCACCGTATGGCTGAAGCCAACAAAGCTTTCTCTCATTTCAGGTTTTAG
- the rpsJ gene encoding 30S ribosomal protein S10 encodes MSQRIRIKLKSYDHNLVDKSAEKIVKTVKSTGAVVSGPIPLPTHKKIYTVNRSTFVNKKSREQFELDTYKRLMDVYNSTSKTIDALMKLELPSGVEVEIKV; translated from the coding sequence GTGAGCCAAAGAATCAGAATAAAACTCAAATCGTACGATCATAACCTGGTTGACAAATCGGCCGAGAAGATCGTAAAAACGGTAAAATCAACCGGAGCCGTAGTAAGCGGTCCCATTCCTTTACCGACCCATAAGAAAATTTACACGGTTAACCGTTCGACCTTTGTGAATAAAAAATCGCGTGAACAGTTTGAGCTGGACACTTATAAAAGGTTGATGGATGTGTATAATTCCACTTCGAAAACCATTGATGCGCTCATGAAACTGGAGCTGCCCAGTGGTGTGGAAGTAGAAATCAAAGTTTGA
- the rplB gene encoding 50S ribosomal protein L2: MALKKYKPTTPGQRFKIISAFDDITTSKPEKSLLVGKKSSGGRNSEGKMTVRNIGGGHKKKYRIIDFKRDKEGIPGTVKTIEYDPNRTARIALVHYADGEKRYIIAPQGLKVGQQVISGKGVSPEVGNTMYLSEVPFGTIIHNIELRPGQGAKMARSAGAYAQLMSRDGKFAIIKMPSGETRMILQTCKATIGMVSNSDHQLEKSGKAGRSRWLGRRPRVRGVAMNPVDHPMGGGEGRASGGHPRSRKGLPAKGYKTRSKKKASNKYIIDKRK, from the coding sequence ATGGCTCTAAAGAAATATAAACCGACGACACCAGGTCAGCGCTTTAAAATAATCAGCGCTTTTGACGACATTACTACCAGTAAACCTGAAAAAAGTTTATTGGTGGGTAAAAAAAGTTCAGGTGGACGAAACAGCGAAGGAAAAATGACCGTGCGTAATATTGGCGGTGGTCATAAAAAGAAATATAGAATTATCGATTTCAAACGCGATAAAGAGGGCATTCCGGGTACGGTGAAGACCATTGAGTATGATCCGAATCGTACTGCACGTATCGCTTTGGTGCATTATGCCGATGGTGAAAAGCGCTACATTATTGCCCCGCAGGGTTTGAAAGTCGGACAACAGGTTATCTCTGGTAAAGGCGTTTCTCCTGAAGTGGGAAATACCATGTACCTGAGTGAAGTGCCTTTCGGAACGATTATTCATAATATTGAATTGCGTCCCGGACAGGGTGCCAAAATGGCCCGTAGTGCCGGTGCTTATGCTCAGTTGATGTCGCGTGACGGTAAATTTGCCATCATTAAGATGCCTTCTGGTGAAACCCGGATGATTTTGCAAACTTGTAAGGCAACCATTGGAATGGTTTCCAATAGTGACCATCAGCTGGAGAAATCAGGAAAAGCAGGTCGTAGCCGTTGGTTAGGCCGTCGCCCGCGTGTTCGTGGTGTGGCTATGAACCCGGTTGATCACCCCATGGGTGGTGGCGAAGGTCGTGCTTCGGGTGGACATCCGCGTTCGAGAAAAGGCCTTCCTGCTAAAGGTTACAAAACCCGTTCCAAGAAAAAGGCTTCCAACAAATATATCATTGATAAAAGAAAGTAA
- the rpsS gene encoding 30S ribosomal protein S19 has protein sequence MSRSLKKGPYIHYKLEKKVLANVESGKKTVIKTWSRASMISPDFVGQTIAVHNGNKFIPVYITENMVGHKLGEFAPTRIFRGHAGKKDKGRK, from the coding sequence ATGAGCCGTTCATTAAAAAAAGGACCATACATTCATTATAAACTGGAAAAGAAGGTGTTGGCCAATGTTGAGTCAGGAAAGAAGACGGTGATCAAAACCTGGTCACGTGCTTCCATGATTTCACCTGACTTTGTAGGGCAAACCATCGCCGTTCATAACGGGAATAAATTTATTCCTGTGTATATTACAGAAAATATGGTTGGGCATAAACTGGGAGAATTTGCTCCTACCCGCATTTTTCGCGGACATGCCGGTAAAAAAGATAAAGGTAGAAAATAA
- the rpsL gene encoding 30S ribosomal protein S12 yields the protein MPTIQQLVRKGRNKLVDKSKSPALDSCPQRRGVCVRVYTTTPKKPNSAMRKVARVRLTNGKEVNAYIPGEGHNLQEHSIVMIRGGRVKDLPGVRYHIIRGALDTSGVEGRTQRRSKYGTKRPKKK from the coding sequence ATGCCTACAATACAACAGTTAGTAAGAAAAGGACGCAACAAGCTGGTTGATAAAAGCAAATCACCTGCGTTGGATTCATGTCCGCAACGTCGTGGAGTTTGTGTAAGGGTTTATACCACTACACCGAAAAAACCTAACTCTGCCATGCGTAAAGTGGCCAGGGTACGTTTGACCAATGGAAAAGAGGTGAATGCCTATATTCCCGGCGAAGGTCATAACTTGCAGGAGCACTCTATTGTGATGATCCGTGGCGGTCGTGTAAAAGACCTCCCGGGTGTGCGTTATCACATTATCCGTGGGGCACTGGATACTTCCGGTGTGGAAGGTCGTACACAACGCCGTTCAAAATATGGTACCAAACGGCCTAAGAAAAAATAA
- the rplD gene encoding 50S ribosomal protein L4, producing the protein MELAVVNIQGEDTGRRVVLPDTIFGIEPNDHAIYLDVKQIMANRRQGTHDTRERSDVSGSTRKIKRQKGTGTARAGDIKNPLFRGGGRVFGPHPRDYSFKLNKKVKRLARKSALTYKAKDNEILVVEDFKLDAPKTKDYLKILDQLKVKDGKSLLIVTDSDQNLYLSVRNLPNARVMRAASLNTYDILNGGTLIFTESAVKATEEIF; encoded by the coding sequence ATGGAATTAGCAGTTGTAAATATTCAAGGAGAAGATACCGGCCGTAGAGTGGTACTGCCCGATACTATTTTTGGTATCGAACCTAACGACCACGCCATTTATTTGGATGTGAAGCAGATTATGGCCAATCGTCGTCAGGGAACTCACGACACCAGAGAGCGGAGTGATGTTAGCGGAAGTACCCGGAAAATTAAAAGACAAAAGGGAACAGGAACAGCTCGTGCCGGTGATATTAAAAATCCCTTGTTCCGTGGTGGCGGACGCGTTTTTGGACCGCATCCCCGCGATTACTCTTTTAAACTGAACAAAAAAGTAAAACGGTTGGCCCGCAAATCGGCTTTAACCTACAAAGCAAAGGATAACGAAATTTTGGTGGTGGAAGATTTTAAATTGGATGCCCCCAAAACCAAAGATTATCTCAAAATTCTGGATCAATTGAAAGTGAAAGACGGGAAATCTTTGCTCATCGTTACCGATAGCGATCAAAACCTCTACCTTTCGGTGCGTAATTTGCCGAATGCCAGAGTAATGCGTGCTGCCTCCTTAAATACTTACGATATTTTAAACGGCGGTACATTGATTTTTACCGAAAGCGCGGTGAAAGCAACCGAAGAAATATTTTAA